A region from the Lentisphaera profundi genome encodes:
- a CDS encoding HesA/MoeB/ThiF family protein → MKPLNQEEKDTYAWQTTVPGFGEEGQVKLKDSTVFISRCGGLGSVVAYELAAAGIGKMILAHGGNVKHSDLNRQLLMTHDWLGKPRIESVERRLKELNPRLEIEAVNANVTEENAQALMKEADLIIDCAPLFEERYLMNREAIANNIPLVECAMFEMQAQITTIIPGKTPCLACIYPEKPAAWKRRFPVFGAVSGTVGCMAAMEAIKVLSGLGDTLENRLLSFDLRDMTFMKSPIMKRDNCPACSGK, encoded by the coding sequence ATGAAGCCTCTTAATCAAGAAGAAAAAGATACTTATGCTTGGCAAACAACGGTTCCGGGATTTGGTGAAGAAGGCCAAGTTAAGCTCAAGGACTCTACGGTATTTATTTCTCGTTGCGGAGGCTTAGGCTCTGTGGTCGCTTATGAACTGGCGGCAGCAGGCATAGGAAAAATGATTTTAGCCCACGGAGGCAATGTTAAACATTCGGATTTAAACCGTCAGTTACTAATGACGCATGATTGGCTCGGAAAGCCACGAATTGAATCCGTTGAACGCCGTTTAAAGGAGCTCAATCCGCGCTTAGAGATTGAGGCAGTGAATGCCAATGTGACTGAAGAAAATGCGCAGGCATTGATGAAAGAAGCTGACCTAATTATTGACTGTGCGCCACTTTTTGAAGAACGTTACCTGATGAATCGTGAAGCCATTGCCAATAATATTCCCTTAGTGGAATGTGCGATGTTTGAAATGCAGGCTCAGATTACGACTATAATTCCAGGTAAAACACCTTGTTTAGCCTGTATTTATCCAGAGAAACCTGCTGCTTGGAAACGTCGTTTCCCCGTCTTTGGTGCCGTATCTGGTACAGTCGGCTGTATGGCCGCGATGGAAGCGATCAAAGTCCTTAGCGGCTTAGGTGATACGCTGGAGAATCGTTTACTTAGCTTTGACCTACGCGACATGACTTTCATGAAGAGTCCCATTATGAAGCGCGATAATTGTCCCGCTTGTTCTGGGAAGTAA
- a CDS encoding ABC transporter ATP-binding protein, protein MTNSLEIQQASKAYKRKNQTPVQALDKVDLKAQSGDFIAVLGPSGCGKSTLMLSAGGLLELDSGKVVVNGQDLSQLSSSQKAEFRAQNIAYVYQEFHLISYLSVIDNVRIADLALGAGSEERAKDILNQFGLGDRVHHLPSELSVGEQQRVALSRAIYSGAKIILADEPTGNLDSENAEIVLKALRDFTEQGGIVLMVTHDDRAVAYAQQKLTMAAGHWDS, encoded by the coding sequence ATGACTAATTCTTTAGAAATTCAACAAGCCTCAAAAGCCTACAAACGAAAAAACCAGACGCCTGTCCAGGCTTTAGATAAAGTTGATCTGAAAGCACAAAGCGGTGATTTTATTGCCGTGCTTGGTCCTAGCGGATGTGGTAAGTCTACGCTGATGTTAAGTGCAGGTGGCTTATTGGAACTCGATTCTGGGAAAGTTGTGGTCAATGGTCAAGATCTTAGTCAGTTATCGAGTTCGCAAAAAGCAGAGTTTCGAGCTCAGAATATCGCCTATGTGTATCAAGAGTTCCATCTCATTAGCTATCTTAGTGTGATAGATAATGTGCGCATTGCGGACCTCGCATTGGGAGCTGGATCTGAAGAAAGAGCTAAAGATATTTTGAATCAATTTGGTCTTGGTGATCGCGTGCATCACTTACCCTCGGAACTCAGTGTCGGTGAGCAACAACGAGTAGCACTTTCACGTGCGATCTATTCAGGAGCAAAGATTATTTTAGCCGATGAGCCCACGGGTAATTTGGATAGCGAAAATGCCGAAATAGTGCTTAAGGCATTGAGAGATTTTACCGAGCAGGGTGGTATTGTCTTAATGGTAACACATGACGACCGTGCAGTCGCTTATGCACAGCAAAAATTGACGATGGCTGCTGGGCATTGGGATTCATAA
- a CDS encoding ABC transporter permease, giving the protein MRKVPSDKPFIIGLAFIFSLYLLLILGMLVADANYTSFADIAKTLQNPDIQYSLKITMLSCFIATILSIIVAVPTGYLLARFRFPGKALLDALLDIPIILPPLVIGLSLLILFHKFAIFGTSIEEWCVIIFTSIYSFFSGKEPDFSVGVTYKVPAIILAQFSVSCAFAVRTMRNTFDQMSPRQEQVAMTLGCNRSQAFWLIAVPGAWRGILTAAALAWARALGEFGPILIFAGTTRGRTEVLSTSVFLEISIGNLEGAVAVSMIMVVIALAVLFLVRLLDGRKGGLYDIN; this is encoded by the coding sequence ATGCGCAAAGTACCTTCTGATAAGCCCTTTATTATTGGCCTTGCTTTTATTTTTTCACTCTACCTTTTATTGATTCTAGGGATGTTAGTGGCAGATGCCAATTACACGAGTTTTGCGGATATCGCAAAAACTCTGCAGAATCCCGATATTCAGTACTCGTTAAAAATCACTATGTTGAGCTGCTTTATTGCCACTATTCTCAGTATTATTGTTGCGGTGCCCACGGGCTATTTACTGGCGCGTTTTCGCTTCCCGGGCAAAGCCTTACTCGATGCCTTACTCGATATTCCGATTATTCTTCCGCCCTTGGTGATTGGCTTGAGTTTACTCATCCTCTTTCATAAATTCGCTATTTTTGGTACGAGTATTGAAGAGTGGTGCGTCATTATTTTTACTAGTATCTACTCATTTTTTAGTGGTAAAGAACCTGATTTTTCCGTTGGGGTGACCTATAAAGTTCCGGCTATTATCCTCGCACAATTCAGTGTTTCTTGTGCCTTTGCGGTACGTACTATGCGCAATACTTTTGATCAAATGAGCCCCCGCCAAGAACAAGTTGCGATGACTTTAGGTTGTAATCGCTCACAGGCCTTTTGGCTGATTGCAGTTCCCGGTGCTTGGCGCGGTATTTTGACTGCAGCCGCACTCGCCTGGGCACGAGCTCTTGGGGAATTTGGTCCCATACTAATTTTTGCGGGTACGACTCGAGGTCGAACAGAAGTACTTTCCACTTCGGTGTTTTTGGAAATCAGTATCGGTAACCTCGAAGGAGCCGTCGCAGTTTCAATGATCATGGTCGTCATCGCTTTAGCCGTATTGTTTTTAGTACGACTTCTCGATGGTCGCAAAGGAGGTCTTTATGATATCAATTAA
- a CDS encoding substrate-binding domain-containing protein has protein sequence MNKAKYIFFSLVAGLLIATFILSKNDPSETGEVQQTLDFYCAAGMKLPVTAVVKNYERDFGVKINIIYGGSGTLLNNLAVAQKGDLYLAADFSYITLAREKGLLAEAIPVNQLRAGLAVAKGNPHGIQSLQDLLDKKDLKIGLANPDAASVGKFTKKVLTQHKYWEAIEARVKNDGVFTGTVNELTNNLKLSSIDVAIVWDAIAAQYPELDFVPLAEFDSKPKNTTIGILKSTENSAQALHFARYLTARDKGLVHFEKMGFKIVDGDKWANKPELNFFGGGMLRPAVEESIREFEKREGVIVKTTFNGCGILVSQMEAGAKPDAYFACDRKFMEQVQDRFDASTDLTSNDIVIAVAKANPKAIHSLNDLLKPGVKVGLGHPDKSALGHLTMEMLKSVNLYDKIKTNVAVDSPTGDFLINQISIHSVDAVIIYKSNFMASPSAVRECDMIEIPLEEAKAVQPYAISKDNDHKELLKRLMIQVTSHQERFTDIGFHWQGAVSE, from the coding sequence ATGAACAAAGCAAAATACATTTTTTTCAGTCTCGTAGCCGGTCTCTTGATAGCTACCTTCATCTTATCTAAAAATGATCCCTCAGAAACAGGTGAAGTACAGCAGACTTTAGACTTCTATTGTGCTGCGGGAATGAAACTCCCCGTAACTGCAGTGGTCAAAAATTATGAGCGCGATTTTGGCGTCAAAATCAATATTATATATGGCGGATCTGGGACCTTATTAAACAATTTAGCGGTAGCGCAAAAGGGTGACCTCTACTTAGCTGCCGATTTCAGTTACATTACTTTAGCTCGTGAGAAAGGTCTTTTAGCCGAAGCTATTCCCGTGAATCAACTGCGTGCGGGCTTGGCTGTGGCCAAAGGCAATCCTCATGGGATTCAATCACTTCAGGACTTGCTCGATAAAAAAGATTTAAAAATTGGCTTGGCCAATCCCGATGCAGCTTCGGTGGGTAAATTCACAAAAAAAGTTTTGACTCAACACAAATACTGGGAAGCCATTGAAGCGCGTGTGAAAAATGACGGCGTTTTTACTGGTACAGTCAATGAACTGACTAATAACCTCAAACTTAGTTCAATCGATGTAGCGATCGTGTGGGACGCGATTGCCGCTCAGTATCCCGAATTAGATTTTGTGCCACTTGCCGAATTTGATTCAAAGCCAAAAAATACCACGATTGGTATTTTAAAGTCCACTGAAAATTCAGCTCAAGCACTGCACTTTGCACGTTACCTCACAGCGCGAGATAAAGGTTTAGTGCACTTTGAGAAAATGGGTTTCAAAATTGTCGATGGTGATAAATGGGCCAATAAGCCCGAACTCAATTTCTTTGGGGGAGGAATGCTAAGACCTGCAGTGGAAGAAAGCATTCGCGAATTCGAAAAGCGTGAAGGGGTCATAGTGAAGACCACTTTCAATGGTTGTGGGATTCTCGTTTCTCAGATGGAAGCTGGGGCAAAACCCGATGCTTATTTCGCTTGTGATCGAAAATTTATGGAGCAAGTTCAGGATCGCTTCGATGCATCAACAGATCTAACGAGCAATGACATAGTGATTGCGGTAGCGAAGGCCAACCCTAAAGCGATTCATTCACTAAATGATTTATTAAAACCGGGTGTAAAAGTTGGCTTGGGTCATCCCGATAAATCAGCTTTAGGTCATCTCACGATGGAAATGCTCAAGTCGGTGAATCTTTATGATAAAATCAAGACGAATGTTGCTGTGGATTCGCCTACAGGAGATTTTTTAATCAACCAGATCAGTATACATTCAGTGGATGCCGTCATTATCTATAAGAGTAATTTTATGGCCAGTCCCAGTGCAGTACGTGAATGTGATATGATTGAGATTCCACTCGAAGAAGCTAAAGCGGTACAACCCTACGCGATTTCCAAGGATAATGATCATAAAGAACTGCTGAAACGTTTAATGATTCAAGTCACGAGTCATCAAGAGCGCTTTACAGATATTGGTTTCCATTGGCAGGGAGCCGTGAGTGAGTAA
- a CDS encoding ABC transporter permease has protein sequence MTLFKLIRKEIIHRKVNFTLSILAVAVAAASWLLSEAFLKSSNLKSEAVIQEKVDETEAHMKKLEDDIRKSMKGLGFNIYIFPEGQDLSEVYAQGYASKTMPEEYVYKLANSNIVTVNHLLPTLTQSLEWPEYKRKIVLIGIRGQVPKSHGNPKKPLVNPVAENDMVLGYELHTSLGLKQGDKVIFMGREFNVSKTHRQRGTQDDITAWINLGVCQQLLKKEKRINSILALECNCTTVDRIGDVRKELLAILPGTQIIEQDSKALARAEARSKTKETATLEIESIKKQQNELRKKRENMVAIMVPFVALLCMATIALLAFLNVRERIYELGLLLSLGVKTSKILFAYLLKACLGALLGAGIGIGMLYLCLQFGKESYFNAHSACVLVQSSKVLIIIIAMPVLAMLATWLPALWAAQTDPAEVLRHD, from the coding sequence ATGACTCTTTTTAAACTCATACGCAAAGAAATTATTCATCGTAAAGTGAATTTTACTTTGTCCATTTTAGCCGTGGCGGTAGCAGCGGCGAGCTGGCTTTTGAGTGAAGCTTTCCTCAAGAGTTCAAATCTGAAATCTGAGGCCGTCATTCAAGAAAAAGTTGACGAAACCGAAGCACATATGAAAAAGCTTGAGGATGATATTCGCAAATCTATGAAGGGGCTTGGCTTTAATATTTATATTTTTCCCGAGGGACAGGATTTGAGTGAAGTTTATGCTCAGGGTTATGCCAGCAAAACCATGCCAGAGGAATATGTATACAAACTCGCGAACTCAAATATTGTCACGGTCAATCACCTGCTACCGACTCTAACTCAGAGTCTTGAGTGGCCTGAATATAAGAGAAAGATCGTTCTAATTGGGATTCGTGGACAAGTGCCCAAATCCCATGGTAATCCCAAGAAACCTCTCGTGAACCCCGTGGCCGAAAACGACATGGTCTTGGGTTATGAACTGCACACCAGTTTAGGCCTCAAACAAGGTGATAAAGTGATATTTATGGGGAGAGAATTTAATGTGTCAAAAACTCATCGCCAAAGAGGGACACAAGATGATATAACGGCATGGATCAATTTGGGAGTATGTCAGCAATTACTTAAGAAAGAAAAGCGTATCAATTCAATTTTGGCTTTGGAATGTAATTGTACTACAGTGGATCGTATTGGTGATGTTCGTAAAGAGCTCTTAGCGATTTTGCCAGGGACGCAAATTATTGAACAAGATAGTAAAGCTTTAGCTAGAGCGGAGGCACGAAGCAAAACGAAAGAGACAGCCACTCTAGAAATCGAATCAATCAAAAAACAGCAGAATGAACTTCGCAAGAAGCGTGAGAATATGGTGGCAATCATGGTGCCATTTGTCGCGCTCTTATGTATGGCAACAATTGCGCTCTTAGCCTTTTTAAATGTAAGAGAACGAATTTATGAATTGGGCTTACTGCTGAGTTTAGGAGTAAAGACGAGCAAGATATTATTTGCTTACTTACTGAAAGCTTGCTTGGGTGCTTTGCTTGGAGCAGGTATAGGAATTGGCATGCTTTATCTGTGCCTTCAGTTCGGTAAAGAGTCTTATTTTAATGCTCATTCGGCTTGTGTGTTGGTGCAGAGTTCGAAAGTACTAATCATTATTATTGCCATGCCGGTCTTGGCAATGTTAGCTACTTGGTTGCCAGCTTTATGGGCAGCACAAACTGATCCTGCGGAGGTTCTTCGTCATGACTAA
- a CDS encoding MoaD/ThiS family protein — protein sequence MLNKVKLWGQLKHLAGEEYLEVADASTVNDLIFKLAKQKSEISEMLIVDNKPNPSILVFINDNQHLWETERSLTETDSITLMSPIAGG from the coding sequence ATGCTAAATAAAGTAAAACTCTGGGGACAATTAAAGCATCTAGCAGGGGAAGAATACCTCGAGGTCGCTGATGCCTCCACAGTGAATGATCTCATTTTTAAGCTTGCAAAGCAAAAATCAGAAATAAGTGAGATGCTCATCGTCGACAATAAACCAAATCCATCGATTCTCGTGTTTATCAATGATAATCAGCACCTCTGGGAAACGGAAAGGTCATTGACTGAGACTGATTCTATTACTTTGATGTCACCCATTGCAGGAGGTTAA
- a CDS encoding ABC transporter ATP-binding protein: MISIKDCTIQAGKFKISDINIEIPTGGYGILMGKTGSGKTTILEALCGLRKVSAGTISINGQDITKKRPAERNIGFLPQDIALFDHMSVYEHIAFGMRIQKWDKKVIDSRVHELADQLQINHLLERKPAGLSGGEKQRTAMGRALAVRPQVLCLDEPLSTLDDDTHEDVINLIKAVTQENQVTTLHITHRKSEASLLGDHFFELSEGRIIQNKESFL; this comes from the coding sequence ATGATATCAATTAAAGATTGTACGATTCAGGCCGGAAAGTTTAAGATTTCAGATATTAATATCGAGATTCCTACGGGTGGCTATGGAATTCTTATGGGTAAAACGGGATCGGGAAAAACGACTATTCTCGAAGCTCTTTGCGGACTTCGCAAAGTGTCTGCGGGTACAATTAGCATTAATGGACAGGATATTACGAAAAAACGTCCAGCAGAGCGAAATATAGGTTTTTTACCGCAAGATATTGCTCTCTTTGATCACATGTCAGTGTATGAACATATTGCTTTTGGTATGCGAATTCAGAAATGGGATAAAAAAGTTATCGATAGTCGCGTCCATGAATTGGCGGATCAATTGCAAATTAATCATTTACTCGAACGTAAGCCTGCGGGACTGAGTGGTGGCGAAAAGCAGCGAACGGCCATGGGTCGAGCCTTAGCCGTACGTCCCCAAGTTCTTTGTTTAGACGAGCCCTTGAGTACACTTGACGATGATACCCATGAGGACGTCATCAATTTAATAAAGGCAGTCACTCAAGAAAATCAGGTGACAACTTTACATATTACCCATCGAAAATCAGAAGCGTCTTTACTTGGAGATCATTTTTTTGAGCTTAGCGAAGGCCGCATTATCCAAAATAAGGAATCCTTTTTATGA